The uncultured Cohaesibacter sp. genomic sequence AAAGAAACAAATGAATCAGTTTATCTTTGTCGCTATTGGCGGCGCTTGCGGGGCAAGCCTGCGGCATCTGGTTGGCTTGGCCGCGTTGCGCTCCTTTGGCAGTGGCCTGCCTTATGGCACGATGATTTGCAATATTGTCGGTTCCTTTTTCATGGGCCTGCTCATTCATTTTCTCGCAGTCCGTTTCAGTGCCAGCACCGAAATTCGCCTGCTGTTGACGACAGGCCTTCTGGGCGGCTTCACCACCTTTTCCACCTTCTCTCTCGACATTGTGACGATGACCGAGCGGGGGCAGTCGGGTTTGGCGCTGTTTTATATTGCAATCTCGTTGGCGGGCGGTATTGTGGCGCTCTTTGCAGGGCTTTCGGCAGCCCGCGCACTGGTGTAAACGAAGAAAGTTGATCGAATGGCAACCATTCAGTTTCGCGAAGTGACAGGGGAAGAAGACGGGTTGCGTCTGGACCGTTGGTTCAAGGAGCATTATCCGGGGCTTTCCTTTGGCCAATTGCAGAAGTTGATGCGCACGGGGCAGGTGCGTGTTGATGGCAAGCGGGTGAAAACCAACGCGCGGCTGATGAAGGGGCAGGAAGTGCGTATTCCGCCGCTGGCGACCGACGAGAAATCTCAGAATGCTGCGCCCAAACGCGCCATGCCGCGTGTCTCGGATGATGATGGTGAATTCCTGAAGTCGATCATGCTGTATGAAGACAAGGATCTGTTTGTCATCAACAAGCCGGCAGGGCTGGCCGTGCAGGGCGGATCGGGTATGAGCCGTCATGTGGATGGCATGCTGGAAGCCTTGCGTGATCGCAACGGGCAGAAGCCGCGCCTTGTGCACCGGCTCGACCGTGACACGTCGGGCGTGCTGGTTCTGGCGCGCAAACGCTCGATCGCCATGGAACTGACCAAAGCCTTTCGCGAGCGTTCCACCCAGAAGACCTACTGGGCGCTTGTGCGCGGTGTGCCAAAGCCGCATCAGGCCCGTATCTCCTCCTATCTGGCCAAATATCAGGCCGAAGATGGTGATCGCATGCGCGTCGCGCGGCATGGGGATAAGGGTGCTCAACACGCAGTGACCCATTATTCGGTTGTTGAAACCTCCGGTCAGAAGATGTCATGGCTGGTGCTCAAGCCGGTCACCGGACGTACCCACCAATTGCGCGTGCATACGGCTTATATGGAATGCCCGATCGTCGGGGATCCCAAATATTTCAATATTGAAAACTGGGAATTTCCGGGCGGTATCCAGAAAAAGCTTCATCTTCATGCACGCCGGATTCGCATTCCTCATCCCAAGGGCGGCATTCTGGATGTCAGTGCACCGCTTCCTACCCATATGCAACAGAGCTGGAATCTTCTCGGCTTTGACGAGGCCGCCTATGATCCCGAGATCGAGGACGAACTCGGCAGCGAAGATTGATCACTCTGCCAAGACCCACCAAGATATGTGTTTCCTGCTATTCTGAGGGCCCCTCTCATGAGCCTCAAACTCTTTATTTTTGATTGCGACGGCACGCTGGTTGATAGCCAGCACACGATTGTGGAGGGCATGGAGCATGCGTTCGGCATGCATGGCCTCAATCCACCTACGGCCGATGCCACGCGGTCCATCATCGGGCTGTCGCTGCCTGAAGCGATTATGAAGCTGGCGCCAGAATTGAGCGCAGGCGTCAATGCAGCGCTAGTTCAGAGCTACAAGGATTATGTCATCGCCCAACGGGCGAGCGGAGGCGCTATCGAACTGCTCTATGATGGTGCCAAGGATGCCATTGAGGCGCTCGCAAAGGAAGCCGATATTTTGCTTGGCATTGCCACCGGCAAGGCCTATCGCGGTGTTCTGCATCTGTTTGAAAGCTATGATTGGCATGACCTGTTCGTTACGGTGCAAACGGCCGATCGGGCTCCATCCAAGCCGCATCCGGGCATGATCCTGCAAGCGATGGAACAGACCGGTGTAGGGCCTGAAAATACCTATATGATCGGAGATACCAGCTACGATATGGAAATGGCCATAAACGCCAAGGTGAACCCCATTGGCGTGAGCTGGGGCTATCATACGTCAGACGTGTTGAGAGATTCCGGTGCCGAGCATATTGTCGATGATTATCCTGCGCTGCATGCTTTGCTGGCGCGTCTTTGAAGCACGGAATATGGGACGGTCTGATGGTCGAAAAGGATAAGGATAACCGCGAGACATTCGGTGTGCTGTTCGGTGACTTTGCTCCGGGACAAAAGGACAGCTCCGACAATCCGATGATGCGTTCGAAAGAAGCTGCAAAGGCAGCTCTGCCCAAGCGCTTCTATAAAGAGGTGTCGGTTGGAACCGAACAGAGCGCTGACGGCGAGACGCTCTATTGCGTCCTGTTGGATGGCCGCAAGGTGAAGAGCCCTGCCAAGAAGACCGTTTGTGTGCCCACCCAGTCGCTTGCCGAGGCTCTTGTTGCAGAATGGGATGCGCAGGCAAAGGAAATCAATCCGGCGGTGATGCCGTTGACGCGTCTTCTCAACTCCATTGTTGATGGTGTTGAAGAGGCGCGGGAGGCTATGATTGAAGAGATCGTGGCCTATCTCAACAATGATTTCATTTGCTATCCGGCGAGCCACCCCGAACGGCTGGTGCTGCGGCAGAAGGAACATTGGCATCCTGTGCTGGATCGGGCCGAGGAAGCGCTAGGAGGCCGTTTCGTGCAGGCCAGCGGTATTCTGGCGATAGAGCAGTCTCCGGTGATGGGGGAACGCTTAAGGGCACTCTGGGGGGATCTGGACGTCTATCAGCTCGGTGCGCTGCACAGCATGATGACATTGACCGGTTCGGCGCTGTTGGCCTTTGCCCTTTGGGATGGCTTCCTTG encodes the following:
- a CDS encoding RluA family pseudouridine synthase, which produces MATIQFREVTGEEDGLRLDRWFKEHYPGLSFGQLQKLMRTGQVRVDGKRVKTNARLMKGQEVRIPPLATDEKSQNAAPKRAMPRVSDDDGEFLKSIMLYEDKDLFVINKPAGLAVQGGSGMSRHVDGMLEALRDRNGQKPRLVHRLDRDTSGVLVLARKRSIAMELTKAFRERSTQKTYWALVRGVPKPHQARISSYLAKYQAEDGDRMRVARHGDKGAQHAVTHYSVVETSGQKMSWLVLKPVTGRTHQLRVHTAYMECPIVGDPKYFNIENWEFPGGIQKKLHLHARRIRIPHPKGGILDVSAPLPTHMQQSWNLLGFDEAAYDPEIEDELGSED
- a CDS encoding HAD-IA family hydrolase translates to MSLKLFIFDCDGTLVDSQHTIVEGMEHAFGMHGLNPPTADATRSIIGLSLPEAIMKLAPELSAGVNAALVQSYKDYVIAQRASGGAIELLYDGAKDAIEALAKEADILLGIATGKAYRGVLHLFESYDWHDLFVTVQTADRAPSKPHPGMILQAMEQTGVGPENTYMIGDTSYDMEMAINAKVNPIGVSWGYHTSDVLRDSGAEHIVDDYPALHALLARL
- a CDS encoding ATP12 family protein — translated: MVEKDKDNRETFGVLFGDFAPGQKDSSDNPMMRSKEAAKAALPKRFYKEVSVGTEQSADGETLYCVLLDGRKVKSPAKKTVCVPTQSLAEALVAEWDAQAKEINPAVMPLTRLLNSIVDGVEEAREAMIEEIVAYLNNDFICYPASHPERLVLRQKEHWHPVLDRAEEALGGRFVQASGILAIEQSPVMGERLRALWGDLDVYQLGALHSMMTLTGSALLAFALWDGFLEHEAVWNAAMVDEDWNIELWGEDEEASKRRAFRRAEFDAAVQVIKALRP
- the crcB gene encoding fluoride efflux transporter CrcB; the protein is MNQFIFVAIGGACGASLRHLVGLAALRSFGSGLPYGTMICNIVGSFFMGLLIHFLAVRFSASTEIRLLLTTGLLGGFTTFSTFSLDIVTMTERGQSGLALFYIAISLAGGIVALFAGLSAARALV